One Phycisphaerae bacterium RAS2 DNA window includes the following coding sequences:
- the yrrB_1 gene encoding TPR repeat-containing protein YrrB, whose translation MFGIFFIALAARMMSLHQIRDLGFMNHTISDGRVYEDCARAIASGQWACPREFVHAPLYAYFLAGLRFLAATKGIVADVLLIPRVTQLVLGAFSCLLLFRAMSRWFSARVGLVAALMLALYPPAIFFDLLIQKTSLGMFLVVALLGAMTLWRERPTVTRAILCGLLTGLLIHVQQTLLLATPIVPAFLWLGRRAPQTPQVPPRRVGKAAFGIAGAAAIALVLAPWVIRNRVVIGEWVLTTPNLGQNFAMGNDPSGRGTYQSLRLGRGSGEYEQREWTRAAERALGRSLSPSEVSDYYFDQAVERIRENPDGWAKLLARKVLMTLGAAEWMDAEDYYVYTEYSSVLRWLDRFFHFGVLLPLATIGVFLTIHRVRELWPLHLWVLATGMTLVVFVVFGRYRFPMIPVLIVFAAVGVLQLFAHLLRLRPSGVPKPSKHQMDAGFTAAIVLALVANLGSAKDRSASATGLANHAAALAATERLAEALRDARRAVTVDASSADAWLILADIQRRSGQLDEALASIDRAAALAPAEAAPRRARATVLIDAGRLDQAESFYRKALEMDDRDSLARAGLAGVLARTSRAIEAIPMFEQALAEEPEMVDGRVNYGNALLELGRADDAAAAYRAALAHDPRHEEAMINLAILEFNRGRPAEALEQLDALARHHKPGPPAQMLRLSALARLGRIDDAREDARALLDREPDRDDVRRMLRALDVAAARATSRPAP comes from the coding sequence ATCTCGGATTCATGAATCACACGATCTCCGACGGGCGCGTGTACGAAGACTGCGCCCGGGCGATTGCATCCGGGCAATGGGCCTGCCCGCGCGAGTTCGTCCATGCGCCGCTGTATGCGTACTTCCTTGCAGGGTTGCGCTTTCTCGCCGCGACCAAAGGCATCGTTGCAGACGTCCTTCTCATTCCGAGAGTCACACAACTGGTACTCGGAGCGTTCTCCTGCCTGCTGCTGTTCCGCGCCATGAGCCGATGGTTCTCCGCTCGCGTGGGCCTTGTCGCCGCGCTAATGCTCGCGCTCTATCCGCCAGCGATCTTCTTTGACCTGCTGATCCAAAAGACCAGCCTTGGCATGTTCCTGGTCGTAGCGCTGCTAGGGGCCATGACCCTCTGGCGCGAGCGACCGACCGTGACCCGCGCGATACTTTGCGGATTGTTAACGGGGCTTCTCATTCACGTTCAACAGACGCTGCTGCTGGCGACGCCGATCGTGCCTGCGTTTCTATGGCTGGGACGACGCGCGCCGCAGACGCCGCAGGTGCCGCCCAGGCGAGTCGGCAAGGCGGCATTCGGAATCGCCGGTGCGGCCGCCATCGCGCTGGTGCTCGCGCCCTGGGTGATTCGCAATCGCGTCGTGATCGGCGAATGGGTGCTCACGACGCCGAACCTCGGTCAGAACTTTGCCATGGGCAACGATCCGAGCGGCCGCGGAACTTATCAATCGCTGCGCCTGGGGCGCGGCAGCGGCGAATACGAACAGCGCGAATGGACGCGCGCTGCCGAGCGGGCGCTGGGACGGTCGCTCTCGCCGAGCGAGGTTTCGGATTACTACTTCGATCAGGCCGTCGAGCGCATCCGCGAGAACCCCGATGGTTGGGCGAAGCTGCTGGCTCGCAAGGTGCTCATGACGCTCGGCGCGGCGGAGTGGATGGACGCGGAGGATTACTACGTCTACACGGAGTACAGTTCGGTCCTGCGATGGCTCGACCGGTTTTTTCATTTCGGTGTGTTGCTGCCACTGGCGACGATTGGCGTTTTTTTGACGATCCATCGCGTACGCGAACTGTGGCCGCTCCACCTGTGGGTGCTTGCCACGGGGATGACGCTCGTCGTGTTCGTGGTCTTCGGGCGGTATCGCTTCCCGATGATCCCCGTGCTAATCGTCTTCGCGGCGGTAGGCGTGTTGCAACTCTTTGCCCACTTGCTGCGGTTGCGACCGAGTGGCGTGCCCAAACCATCGAAGCACCAAATGGACGCGGGATTTACCGCGGCGATTGTCCTGGCGCTCGTCGCAAACCTGGGGAGCGCGAAGGATCGAAGTGCGTCGGCGACGGGTCTGGCCAATCACGCGGCAGCGCTGGCCGCAACCGAACGACTGGCCGAAGCGCTGCGCGACGCGCGGCGGGCCGTAACCGTCGACGCATCATCCGCCGACGCATGGCTGATCCTGGCTGACATTCAACGCCGCAGCGGACAACTGGATGAAGCACTCGCGTCGATCGATCGCGCCGCGGCCCTCGCGCCGGCAGAGGCCGCGCCGCGTCGCGCGCGGGCGACGGTGTTGATTGACGCGGGGCGGCTCGATCAAGCCGAGAGCTTCTACCGCAAAGCACTGGAAATGGATGATCGCGATTCGCTGGCGCGGGCGGGCCTCGCGGGCGTGCTGGCACGCACGAGCCGCGCGATCGAAGCGATTCCCATGTTTGAACAGGCACTGGCTGAAGAGCCGGAGATGGTCGACGGGCGCGTCAACTACGGCAACGCGCTGCTGGAGCTGGGACGTGCCGACGACGCGGCGGCAGCGTATCGCGCGGCGCTGGCGCACGACCCGCGACACGAAGAAGCCATGATCAACCTGGCAATTCTTGAATTCAATCGCGGGCGTCCGGCCGAAGCGCTGGAGCAACTCGACGCGCTCGCGCGGCATCACAAGCCCGGCCCGCCGGCTCAAATGCTGCGGCTCTCGGCGCTGGCCCGGCTCGGTCGCATCGACGACGCGCGAGAAGACGCCCGCGCGCTGCTCGACCGCGAGCCGGATCGGGACGACGTTCGACGAATGCTTCGCGCGCTGGATGTCGCGGCCGCGCGGGCGACGAGCCGACCCGCGCCGTAG